The DNA sequence cgAATCCACCTGACTTTAGAAAATTGGTTTCTCTCttcctatttttattattctttcatttttaaatgaGTCAACCCGTGGGTACCTCCCTAATGAGCTaacaaatatgttattttaccCTTCCTCTATTGTCATTTTGTTGCTAAGTGTTACACTGGTATTATGTTTTGcattattttgtcaaaaaataaatcttactTATTGATCCAATTACTCTTTTCTTTTGTCTAGGTCAGACTTTTTATCATCAACCTTTCCACTTTGATAGTATATTTGtcatttaattattctttattgCTTAAACCGATTTAACATACAAACCTTGCTTTACAATTCACTAAATTTAACATCACTTGATACTGAATTCAGAATTGATTAGTTTGTACCTGAGTttgtttaaatacattttttgtttaccgtatgaaaaaaattagaacacaTACCCATAGTTAATTGGTATTTACTTTGAAAAAAATCacgaaataaattttattagttaagtataatgaaataaaaatttgatttcatttgtattacaaaaatattaaatataggtTAATTTGATATtctatactaattaatttttaaatacttcatGTGTAAAGCATATGAACATCGTTTATGTATAATATATTCCTACTACCAATATAACATTGGATTCCATTTTCTTGCATGCACAAATATCACAATATCACAATATAATATTGGATTCCATTTTCTTGCATGCACATATATCACAATATCTCTCTTCTATGCGTTTGCTTTCTCTAAGTGAATGATTGTTGTTTTTCGAGGTAACAGGTGTGTGCCTGGCTTCTCCTTGTTTATAGCCTAGATGGGACTCGGAGCCTTCACTGAGTAGTGTTTAGTGTGGGCCCCGACCTCGTAAATGCCGTTTATTGCGTTATCATGATAATCATatctttaatattaatattttttactttcttaaaaattagatgatatgacttttttttctttctatccggttgaaaattgaaatccaATTTAAGTACCgtttaaatttcacaataaataaattcatgtaTTAGTAGTACATTGTTCTAAATGAACTACATCTTGATAAATACTATTAAGTAAAAGatgagatattttttattcaatttcttaaagatgagattttttttaactttatactaatttttttatatcttagtTCTTGAAGATAAATTATTCTCATCTCTTTTAACttttctactattttttttatctcttatttgattgaatttccTTTGTCTTATCTAATCTAAACTATGTTGCCCCTTCTATAAGGATGAcaaattattcttatatttatatttctcacattttattgttatgttaattgaaattgcaaaaatttagattattaaaattattattatattttaattattttaatttattacattaacagttattatatttaatgttcttctaaaaataaattattaaatttaatcgaatatatgttttctttgattatcttatatatatatatatatatatatatatatatatatatatatatatatatatatgatttgaaCCAAATAATACATGAACTATAACACTAAAGATTTAATATGATGGGATTAAAGAAATTATCTATAGGAATGTAAGTTCATTTTCTTTTAGTAAATTACAATTATTCTCTTAAGACTTGTCTTAATTATGCCTGGCATCTCTTCCTTTCTTTAACATTACCTTCTCCAAACGACATTAAGTTTTggttaaaaagttaatttttttatcttttcctaATTCCTTCtctaaaatacacaaaacacctGGAGTTCTCAACCTTCAACCACTACGTTACTTGTCTCTTGAAATCAACAACAAAACCACCATCACCGTATGCGAACTCCACCATGACCCCTCAATCCAAAAgttggaggagaaggaggaagaAGGGTGAGAGAGGAACAAAGATTAGATGTTGACACGATTACATTAGTAATTCAAATATTCAGTATATACCAACTAATTCTCTTAGAGTCAAACCCATTTTAAGCATCGCAAATTCATTCCTAAATCAGGGACTGAACATCATACATTTAATACTTTAATCAAAGGATACAAATGTCAAAccacttatttttattaattctgTAAAGTTTACCTAGTTCTCAAATGTACAGTATCACAACAAGAGTTTGGAAGGAGTGGGATCCTTAAACATAGTCTAATAATTaactagtgaaagtgaagataCTATATCATAAtgatcatgaattttttttgcctAAAATTAACTGAAACTATATTAAACCAGGAAAAAAAGATTATGATGCACCATCAGCTAAACCTCGAGGCTACTTTTTCTTTTGGGTACATAAAACAGAAAACTacttcctttcaaaaacaaacagACGAGTTACTTTACATTCAAGTGGTGTGATAATCAAAATGCATAGGCACTGGCTTCCTGTGACAGTTCTAATAACCAATTGCCTCTAATTTATGCGTTATTCAAGCCCTAAACAGCCAAATGTCAATCTAATTTTTTACTTATGATTCCATGTACTGTGAGGGTGGAGGTCTTGTGTTGGTATTCTCAGGACCTGCAAAATTgtttaaaacacattttacaTGCAGTTTGAGCACCAATCAATCAGCATCATATTAGTGCGATAAAATACCATAGTCAAATCGAAATCTATGACACCCAGCTGGATCCAATTCAATAGGTTTTGCCAAGTAAAGGAAAGACAAGCCCAATTAATGCCAAGTGTGGAGAAATCTGAATGACGAAGTCATACCTTCAACCCCATGGATCTCCACTTCTCGCCTTTCTTGCACAAGGGCACAGCAGCAACACatcaaatgagaaagaaaatcaTCAATAAATCCCCCCTGGCATAGAATGTAAATGGctaataaaacataaaagatacCAGAAAATACTAAAACAAGTCTCCATATAACTCTAAATTCCAAAGAGTACTCCAAccttaacaaatatattttatatttgatgtcTCCTTGTAAATTGATCCATCGGGatcgaataaaaataaatcagatTTGGTATAAatttcaagaagaaaaggaacaaAATAGTAATACAGAATACTTAGATATATTAGCTAATAGCCACCAGCCAGCTGCTATCGCATGTTTACAAAATAGTTGTTAAGTTTATCCCTTGGAGTAATGTGAATGTCTTTCATCATGCAAAGGAAAACGATGGCTACAAATTTTTTATCTGAacatttataatacaaggaaaagaaaagagggCACCTAAGGTCGTATTATGCAAAAGGAAGGAAGCATTACCCTGATGTTCAACATCTTCCGAAGCTTCCTCCTCATGCAGCAAGTATAGCAACAGcaagataaaattaatgaatatgcCATTAATTCATTACATGCTTCTGCAGAAGCTGAAAACccacaaaattgaaattatagcAGCACGACCTCATTTTTTAGTGTGGCAAATGAACCAAATAGATAgtaagaataatataaaaagcaGAAAATATTATCAACTTAAAGAAAACCTTAGtattgatttaaatatatatagaagTCATGGCAACCAAAAAAGAAGTTTTTCGTAGGTGAAAAATCTATATTGAATTTGCATAATGATAGCAACTTGATCTAGTCTAATTCTAGCTTTGTTAGTCAAATAACACCAAGTGAAACAGAATTCAGATATAAATTCATCGTTTTCATGTTAACAATACATTATGGCTCACTTACATATTGGCCTGTTGTTTGCAACGGTAGCAATCTTTGACAATGTCCCACAAGGATAGAAGCATGTCTTAAAACCTGCAAATCAAATTATCCACTTATTACTTAAGATGAGAAGTACAGAAGGATTGGAGAGCTCTGTTGAGATTTTTTTCCCCCCTTATTCTCTTGTTTTAAGTGTTGCTAAGGGGACTACTGATCCTCCTttattgtatttgataacaaaCTAGGGAGATCACTCTACAAAAGCTAGCTATTGTAGTTGAAGGGCCCAAAGCCTTCCCATACTTCTAATATGGCACTCAAGCTCCATTCCTTGCAATTGGATCCTAACAGTGTTTATCTTTTTCCTCAATAACTTCTTTGAAGAACAAGGGGTTATTATGCTCATTGAAACTACACCTATACAATTACTACAACTTAACTCAAGGAAAATGCGAAAAGAAATTCAAATCCAACAATTACCCTTACCAACTTCTATCCTCACTCAATCTTCATAGTGAAACACGTGTCCACCAACACAAATATATCATTTACATCATGTAAGCCACCTCATTCCTATTTCCTAAACATCAAATTCTCATGCACCTCAACAGAGGCATCCTGAGTATAAGAATATGTATGAAGATAAAGAATAACCACACAATAATAGGTGTAGAATATACAGAAAAAAAGACCAACTACCAATCTTCTACTGGTACAAATTAACAGATATGTGcattagggtttagggtgttTTTCTGCACCATTCATGGAAAGGGTTTTGAAACAGTACTGCTAACTTAACTGAAAAGTAAATGGATGCAATTCTGATTAATAAGGCTACAGATACAGTGAACCACAATATACTTGTAATAACCCTCTGGGCGAAGAAAACAGAACAAGAGAACATACAAAGACAAGGTTCAGAACAACAAGCAAGTAAATCAGTATGCCAATCTTCCCGATGATATGAACCTCCAGTTGATAGCAGATCCTTTTCTGAAACTGATGATCTGGTTGAAACCAGGCAAATGAAGCATCAGACTCAATTCAATATAAGTAATATTTAAGGTAAAAACAGTAATAACTAAGGAAAAACATTGAGTCTTCCTAGAGGTCAGATATGTAATGGCTCAAAATTCCTTTAACTactataaattataatgttgGTCAAGTAGTTTTCCTGAGATTACCCAAAACACATGAAATCTGGACAAGTGTGATAAGATTACCCTGATGCGGAATGAGTGTCATTCTTTTTGTGGATTTTTTCATTGGAAGAATGAGCTTTGTCACCATTGGCATCAGAATAACTGTAGTCACTGTACTCTACTgtcttgtgattttttttagaatcaTAAAGAGCTGCAACTTCTGTGACATCTAGCAAATGTTGAATGAATTCATACTGATGTAAATCCATATTTGCTTGTGAATGTTGTAGCTCTACTtgaagtttttcattttcttttttaagtgcTTCGGTGAAAGAAAAGTTGGGGTAAGAACAGGAAAGAGTTTTCTTCAGCACCACAGCATCAGCTTTTTCAGGCTCAGGTTTCAAAATAACACTCTGCACCTTTTGCTCTTCATCTTCTAATGTATACTCACATCGATCCTTTTCAATAACTTCAAGTCTCTCCTGAATCTTTCAAATAAGCAAGTGATTGTTAACAGTATTCAGACCAAATTTATGAACACAAATGTCCATCAAAGTTACAATAAAAAGTAGATCAGTCTTTAGAAAGGTTCAGAAATTTGCAAATTCTGATTAATCCAAAAGCAAAATGCTGTAACTTGTGTGAAACACCATCATACCTACTCACAAACACGAGGAAAAAGAATTGGGATTTCACTAATGCTTGAATGATTACTGATACTGACTTTTATATGGATGCTTTTAGAAAAGATAACTAAGGCTATGATTGGATGCAAGAGAATGGACTGAAAGGAAAGGGATGAGAAGTcctatttaaaacatttaaaaataaccttGATCTTGACTAATGAGTTGGAGTTCTACATTATTAAATGCCACCTTATCCTTATAGCATGTAGTGAAACACAAAGCATCGGGGGATATAGTTGTCAATATACATGGGGGGAGCAGACATAATCTCGATAAACTGAGTTTCAAAAAGAGTGGTTGCTCAAATCCCGTTGGGACAATTAATCTAAATGGATCCTTACAAATGCATATTTCATATATTCAAGAACACTGCCCAGTTTACTGAGTTGCATCTACCATCAAATAAACCACATTATGTGGTTGGCTTCCTGTACAAATTCAGCACATGCAAGTCACAGACCCAAGACCCTAAATTTTACGAGCCAAGATTTACATTTGCTACGCAGGATTTTATTGCTTCTGCCAGAGGACCAGCTGAATTACATCCCTAGGGAATACTTAAATTTCCCCCTAATAATGGAAAACTAACAGAGATGACTTACTCAAACAATGCAAATTTGAAGTAGGCATAACCTTAGCACGACAATGGTTGATCAACAGCAACTAAGATGTTCAAAGAATAATTCCAGTGACTAATGAGTATTGAGTAAGACAATTAAGTACAGCGAAGGAATAGCATATACCCTGAGTCGATTATTATCGACTAGCGAAATGAGAGGAACAAGGTGCAAGTATCTGTCAATTTCACTCTGAGCCTTCCTGAACTGATAAACAATGTTCCATCCCATGGCCAGCAAATAAAGATAGCTGCGGTCCTGACAACTATTGACCAAAATGTAAGACCTTCTAAGGGCATCTTCTAGCTGCTCCAGAGGCTCCCGGGTTTCGGGGTACTTCTTAAGCTCCGAGATCTTGAGCTGGTCCAGCAAGTTCCCTATCAACTTCAGATGCTGAGCAAATTGCCTGCAATTCTTCTTGTGCATCCGTGCTGTATTTGCAGCTTTCACAATCATCCCAATTAACTTCACTGCATCTATGCCCGTTAGCTGAGCCACATTTGCAATCTCCCCAAAATATTCCCATGAAGAAGATGCCATCCTCTCCTCAAATCAACCTAAAATATCCATCTACATCAGCTCACATCACagttccaaacaaaaaaatcataatcattGGTGTAATGAGCAGAAttggaaaatgaaaatgtaTATGATTCTTTACATAAAgggttaaaattaaaactattgtAGACTTTAGATGCCAGAGTTCATTTTTTACCTTTGATTATGCAAATAACATTGGCATCTCAAGCCTTTGAAATCTTCCCCTGCATGGCGTTCTCTTTACTCAGAAACAACATTGCCTTTCAAGATATTGGCGCTGCAgtgcaacacaaaaaaaaattgcaattcaACCAgctgaaaaaaaagaaataatttgagTGAGTGAATGACTCTTAATCTCTTATTCATTCACTTCTATAAACCGCAATTTTCACCCATTTCACAAAAAAACCTGTTCAGATTAatcacactatttttttttgtctagctTAGGAAAATGAAAAACAGTATCTTGGGTGTTGTCAGTTAAGAAACCTGTTAGAATATTCAAGGCTTCACGCTCACAATGCGTAACGGAATGCAAGGCTTATGCtttaaacaaaaagagaaaaaaatcattaaaagaaagaagaaaaaaagactcaCACGCTACACAACTACGTCAAAATCAGAAGGGAAAAAAAGGAATATAGAGTTCAAGTAATTGCAGGTATTGCTTTCCGTGGAGGGCCTTTTGTTGTTGTGtagtaagaaagaaagaaaaaacagaaacGTGCCCTGAGAAActgtttctttctctctctctctctctgttgtTGGTTTTATGCCTTACAGTTTCGGTTCTTTGTTGCTTTGTGGTGTTGGCCTCAACTCAAGTGAATGTAATAGCATGTTTGAAAACTCGTTGAGGATGGATAAATCACATTTGAGACGTGGAagttataaatattagtttCTAAAAATCACGTTCGAAACGGGAAACCAAGCATACTGTAAGTGCTTCTGTTCTGTGTGATGCCATCGCAACACAAGTGTTAATTTTCGTTAATAAAAGAAATGCGctgcaatttattttttcttaactatTGAATCTATCTTATATTTGTTTTGACGTGTCCATAGCCCCATACTCTAACTTGATGGACAGCGACACTGAAGATGTGAATGTGTTTTGTTTGGAACTTAATTCGGGCAGAAAACTTTCAAAGTAATCCAAACAAGGCGTTTAAAATATCATTAGCTGCTGGTAGTTGATACCGACGCGGGACCAATGTATGTGAATGAATGAGTAGCTTGTTTTGAGAAAGCTCTAAAGTGATTAGTGCCAAGCCACCTACCTCTCTTAACCTCTTTTTACCCCCAAAATGGGGGAAAAGATTCTCGTTTTCACAAAATTGCTTAAGATTTCAGCCGTTCATCAATTTTAATGTGTGAAAGGTAGAAAAATATGCATCAATAGTAAGATAAAATACCATGTCAATAAtttctttattgtttttaatggtGATGGTACTTATGCTTTTCTTtagataattttcaaaatatatgaaataaaaataaaataaaataaattttaattgaaaggtTTTAGATTAAAGTTAAggtacaaaaatatattttaaatttaatcaaaatgaatttaattagttaagtcaattttctaaatttacgtcaacgtataaaaaaataacaatatcgAACgacaagttttaaaatttaataaaggaattcaaataaggaaaaatGTCAAACTTAGCATGAAACATATGCCTACTTCAAACTCCTCCTCCTAATTTTGTGGagcagcttttttttttttggaacaacTATTCTCACTACTAAATTGTTATTGGCACTACTAATTATAACAATTTGACCATTTTACCATTCTCCATTTTTCCTACACCCTCAATTATTCTCCCTTTCTTTCTCGCTTTCCCTTTCCTCTTTTATAACTCACCCAACccttctctcttcctctctcaTTTCTCCACCTCTTTTCTTATCTCTTGTCT is a window from the Glycine max cultivar Williams 82 chromosome 2, Glycine_max_v4.0, whole genome shotgun sequence genome containing:
- the LOC100820146 gene encoding protein MID1-COMPLEMENTING ACTIVITY 1 isoform X1 — encoded protein: MASSSWEYFGEIANVAQLTGIDAVKLIGMIVKAANTARMHKKNCRQFAQHLKLIGNLLDQLKISELKKYPETREPLEQLEDALRRSYILVNSCQDRSYLYLLAMGWNIVYQFRKAQSEIDRYLHLVPLISLVDNNRLRIQERLEVIEKDRCEYTLEDEEQKVQSVILKPEPEKADAVVLKKTLSCSYPNFSFTEALKKENEKLQVELQHSQANMDLHQYEFIQHLLDVTEVAALYDSKKNHKTVEYSDYSYSDANGDKAHSSNEKIHKKNDTHSASGSSVSEKDLLSTGGSYHREDWHTDLLACCSEPCLCFKTCFYPCGTLSKIATVANNRPISSAEACNELMAYSLILSCCCYTCCMRRKLRKMLNIRGGFIDDFLSHLMCCCCALVQERREVEIHGVEGPENTNTRPPPSQYMES
- the LOC100820146 gene encoding protein MID1-COMPLEMENTING ACTIVITY 1 isoform X2, whose protein sequence is MASSSWEYFGEIANVAQLTGIDAVKLIGMIVKAANTARMHKKNCRQFAQHLKLIGNLLDQLKISELKKYPETREPLEQLEDALRRSYILVNSCQDRSYLYLLAMGWNIVYQFRKAQSEIDRYLHLVPLISLVDNNRLRERLEVIEKDRCEYTLEDEEQKVQSVILKPEPEKADAVVLKKTLSCSYPNFSFTEALKKENEKLQVELQHSQANMDLHQYEFIQHLLDVTEVAALYDSKKNHKTVEYSDYSYSDANGDKAHSSNEKIHKKNDTHSASGSSVSEKDLLSTGGSYHREDWHTDLLACCSEPCLCFKTCFYPCGTLSKIATVANNRPISSAEACNELMAYSLILSCCCYTCCMRRKLRKMLNIRGGFIDDFLSHLMCCCCALVQERREVEIHGVEGPENTNTRPPPSQYMES
- the LOC100820146 gene encoding protein MID1-COMPLEMENTING ACTIVITY 1 isoform X3 → MASSSWEYFGEIANVAQLTGIDAVKLIGMIVKAANTARMHKKNCRQFAQHLKLIGNLLDQLKISELKKYPETREPLEQLEDALRRSYILVNSCQDRSYLYLLAMGWNIVYQFRKAQSEIDRYLHLVPLISLVDNNRLRIQERLEVIEKDRCEYTLEDEEQKVQSVILKPEPEKADAVVLKKTLSCSYPNFSFTEALKKENEKLQVELQHSQANMDLHQYEFIQHLLDVTEVAALYDSKKNHKTVEYSDYSYSDANGDKAHSSNEKIHKKNDTHSASGSSVSEKDLLSTGGSYHREDWHTDLLACCSEPCLCFKTCFYPCGTLSKIATVANNRPISSAEACNELMAYSLILSCCCYTCCMRRKLRKMLNIRARSGDPWG